ttttttcactttcttttctTACCTTTACACTCCATTTGTGGGACTATACTGGATGAGTCGTTGTTGTTTCTGTCTTACCTTTACAAATCAGTCTCTCCAGACGAAAGTGATGGCTTACAGCATATAATGCTTGCAATGTTATTGCTTTTACCATCTAATTGTTCCTCATATCTTATCTTGTAGTGAGTCTAACCTGCTGGATAAACATTTACCTATTCTGTCCGCCTTCCATTGCAGGTCTGTCCCATTTGTTCTCATAAAGTTTCGAGGGACATGCTAAGTCATATTACAGTGCAACATGGACACTTGCTCAGGATATCCTTTTTGATTTATCATTACTTTATAAAGATAACTTCTTGTTGAAATAGTATGCTGCAAATTCTCTCTGTAATAATTTCCTATCCTGGTGAAGTTTCTTTAACTCTGAAACACGTGCAGCGGCGCCGTAGATTACGCAGAGTTGCAATTCCTAGCAGTCAGGCGCTCTCTCTACTAGGTAGAGATCTTCGTGAAGCTCATTTGCAGGTACTTTTAGGTGGCAGTGGACATCGATCAAGCAGTGCAACATCAACCACTGCAGCGGCAGTCAATGACCCCTTCCTCTCATCTCTAGTTTTGAACTACCCCACATTTGAAGCGGAGGAAATTTCAAAATCTGTTTTATCCACTGTTGAGGACTCTACTACAAAGAATGTGACATCACAACATATATGGAAGTTAAGGTAGTGATGCTAGTTATTTGTCTTTGTAATGTAAATCTACTAAATTCTCCCATCCTCTTTAACCCTTATATTTTCAACTAGCTGTAGTTGAGGTTGAAAGAAGGATCCTGACAGGGCAAGCAGTCAAATTACACTTTGTTTTTACTTGTATGCAAGACGAAAACACTAGCTGCCTTTGATGATCCTTGTGGTTGTCGATGCTACATCAAAATCTTAAATGTCGATTTGACAAGGTCTTTTATCTTACTGTCTTCGTTTTCTTGCAGTTTTGACCCTTCACTAAGTGTGGAAGAGCGAGAAAAGAGGATAAGACAGGCTACTGGAAGAGCTGTTTTCGTGCAAGATCTGTTTGCCTCTTCTCTGTTAGCTGACTAATAGGAAGAGTAAGTATTGCACCGCAAGATAATAATTCGAGTTGAAAAGTCAGATAAGGGGCATCTTGGGTGGCGTATACCGGTTCATATTGTTGACAATCCAGTATGCCTaatttgatgttttcttgatgcaGCATAGTGATGCTTAATCTGGTCCCTAAGAATGATTACTACCTAGTTTGTTTTTCGCTTTAATGATATTGTgatattgtaatttgtaatctagGCAATGCAGAAAAGTAGTTTGTCATGGCAAGAATGATTTTAATCAGGACAGCAGCACTAGATGTGTACCAGCGTGTTGCactatttgttttatttatttatccattaaAGTTTTTCTCCTCCTCACTGTTTTATTCTCTTGTGATACAGGAGAAAAAGAGAGTTTATTTCTCTAATATTTGTTAAACTTGATCCATAAttattttcatggacatcattAATTATCTGTCATGGTAGATCTAGCTGTCTGTGACCATTAATATCCAAAATTAAATGTGAGAGGATGACAAAGTTAATGCCCTCCTCTACTTTAGATCTTTATTCAGGTTCTCACAGGCAAAGTCTAACACTCAAATTGGTTAGGGCCTGACATAAATGTGGTTAACCAATGGAGAAAGGCTTAAATAGAGCGACATGGACAATAATGATAAATTTAAGAATGCTACTATGGGTTCCAATTTCGAAGGACCCCTATATACAGATTACAGAGTCAGGTCATTCTTGATATGTCAATGACTTATTCCATTTGTATCCAGGTATTTTAAGAATGTGTAGTGgccaaattaaaaagaaaaagaagaaactaTAACAAGTTGCTTTTAGCCTTCTCGTTTTGAGCTGTCTCTTGGTAGTTGGTACAACTAGATACATTCCCGATGATTAAAGTTTacaataatgatgatgataataataattagagGATCGAACTATCATTAAGACCTAATTAATAAATCATatgaccatatatatatatatagtttgacCTAACAAGTAACAAAAGAAGGCAAACAGCAAGTTGAGACAGCTCAGCCAGCAATGAGGCGGCCAGAGGTCGGTGCTGTactagatagatagatagatagaatGCTGACTATCCCTAACAAAAAAGCATTATGTGGTTGTtggatgaaaaaaataaaacaagaaattaCTCAACTTGGTTCcatttactctttttttttctttccattttatATCATATTCAGATGTGTGGATGCTAATTTAGAAGATGCTaacctttttttctcttttctttttagaaaaacaataatttatatatacaattgAGTCACACGTGTAGGGGAGAGAATGATTAAACTTTGTAGTGGATGGATAAAATTCCTTCACTCTTAATCAAAAATCTCAAGTACAAGTTTAAGGACAAAATTTTTTTGGAGTGTTTTCTTCTTTAGTGGATCTTACCCGCCCTCAATTCAAATTAATCAGGCCTCAAAATATGagacaagaaaagaaaaaaaataaaggagagaAGTAGCTTAAATAATGGTTTGAGATATAAAAAAGGGCAATTTGTTGAAAAGGTGTCGCATCAAAATTAAACCAAGGTTTGACATtcatttttatttccttttctagttatgatttttttaatttaaatcgAGAGTTTATGAACCTTCCTAACCTCGCAAAGATAAGAAGAAGACTGTGTACACATCACCTTCTCTATTACTTTTAGAATTTCACTCGATATATTATTGTTGTCGTCCTCCTCGAAAATTTCTTTTAAGCTGCAAaagtttacttaaaaatttacattaaatttaattattattatttaatcataaaaattaatcaaaaacacTATGAACTTTATATTgcatatttgttatttattatatCGAAATCGAAGCATAAATGTAATAAGTGTTAATTCAATTCTCTCCATCTTATTTCCAATGTAAAAGAACAAAAATGAGCAacgtcaaattttattttttttaaaaaacaaaacatcaaagtaaaatattattaagtTGGTGAGCTCAATTGTCACAATCTAGCATTGTTGGGCCCAAACCACCACGTGGATGAAATAAGCCCACTCAGGCCAGcctaaaatttcattgattGTGAATCAATATTTGTATGTCCACCTCATTTCCAACAATCATTTATcccattaaattaaaaaattaaaaaaacaatacaTTTTCCCTTGTTCCCTGTTTGGCCCTTTTCTATTTAAAAGCCGCCCCCCTCTATAAACATGTATGTTCTCTTTCATCAAATATCTATCTGCAACATTAACACACACATACAAACAAACAATCCCAAGTTGTTCTTTagttttatgatattttgggaaAGCAAAATTAAGGATGTTTGAATTATTTGTGCTAGGGTGTACTGGTGTTGTGATGTTCCTTCATGGAGCCAATTTCTTCTTCCATGCTCTGTCTCAACATATGGCCATTCGTTCTCTCAGGTACACCTacaccttcttctttttttttaatcagatCGACGAGTTTAAATGTAGCGATATGAATAGtcatcaaaatttatataatatgattTTAATTAGCTTAGTTTTGATCTTTACAAATTTGAAGGCGCTTAATTACCGATAAATAAAGTTTCCGaggaatatatttttatgtattaattaGCTGAATATTTCATGTTGgctatttaattttaatatatggttttaatttttcttgggtgCAGCTTCTTAGGATTTGTTGGTTGGTGAAGAATGAAGATGATGATCACGAGCTAAAGGAAAAGCTTGCACCAACAGCAATGTTGTTTTGTAAATatatttcagtttttttttttttttaccttctaAGAAAGATGTTAGTATTATATTGTTGTAAAAGTCCCAGTAGAATACCTATGATGAGAAAATAGATCCTCTATAATTGTATAATCATTGAAAGGCGTTTACCTTAGTTTAAGTGATACAACGACCTTTCGATTATTATCTTTTGGTTCATTTGTTTTATGTCGTACTATTTAACTTGTCTTATAATTTTGtatcaattatttatttttctagttGAAAAATTATAGAAACAGTCTctcaaataaagataaaaataagatttacgtatattttaatttttaaaaacaaaacttGTAAAACTACACtgaatatattgttattgtacctttcaactttttcaaaacaaaaaaatatataataaagacTAGTAGATTGACAATAAGGTTTATAAAATATGTACCTGatgaatttatttataaattttaacatAAATACAAGTGCAACCTGCAAATGAATGCAATTGTCACGCCCTCAatcttattttcataattgtaTCAGACTCAGTCACATTCATGCTGatacaaatattatttaaaatagagtatttgtttTAATCATACTAAATTAGACAAATCTAATCTAAAAGAGTTGCAATTTTTTTGTGTACGCCACTACTGGTGCGGCTCATACATTGCTAACTTACAATGGCAATTCCTATATTagcaattttgattttttttcctaaatatGATAGAGATATCAAGACCACCCATCGAGGTGGTGTTGGGTTTAGGAAAAGTGGTGTGTACGCAATTTTACCCCAACTTCATAAAGGTAGAAAAACTGTTTACAAAATGTAAGAATTTTGGATTATGGATCGCCCATGTGTAACCCGACCTAACTCAGATCCGATCAATTTTGTTTCTCTGATAAAAAGATAAGGTAATGGAGTAACCTTGATTTAGATTAAGGGCGAACAGTTACAATCTCTTTAAGTAAGGGACTGattttatttgagaaacaacgtgaaaacaacaaaaaagaaaaaaatcataatttttctgATTCAAATCCAAAAACAGACATTTAGTTCTGTAAATACAGTACTCCGTTTCCAAGAGAGGCGAAGTGGACTTGGGGTAATTCTAGTCTTAGCAAATTCAACACTTCTGCTGCAAATAAAAGGTACACAATCTGTCGATTTTGCTTCGATTTACTATCACAAAAAACCCTCGGCTCGAGCAAAATCATCCCAAAAATAAGCAAACTACCGATATCTATtggaaaaaatatatctttccTTCGAATGttgtttgaaaaaatatttattatgttaATGAGTATAGGTAAAACTCATTGTAATATGATATGCGTATGCAACTATGCAAGGATGTACAGACTGGAAAAGAACACTCTGTACTTTAGACAATTGCAAAATATCTAATGAGACTTGTCACTTGAGGTAGAACCACAAACACACAGTAAGATGTTTTCTTGACGTCTATCAGCTTCGAAACATTTTCAAGCACAGATGTATAATACGAGAAAAAAGATACTCCGGCGAGCAATGACCAGAGAACTGATAAGTGCATTTACGAACGTTAAATGTACATCCAAAAACTCTCTTCGTTTCTTTCAGCAAAAGTTCAAAGTTTCATTACACAACTTTTAACTAGGCCAATTTGACCCTGCTATAACACATTTTGCATATCTGCGCAAATATCAGATGAAAAAATATACATGTACAATGTCCTATAGAGAAAGATAAAAGCATGAAATGCAATCTTCCAATCCTTTATATCAACAATGAGTCCTCTGTAAGTATGGTTAAGAGGGAGTACTTCACTTTCACTCTTATCCTACTATCTTCCACGCACAGCTTTGCACCAGTGACTACCCAGTAGCCAGGTGACTCTTCGGGACCTCTTACCATTTCTGTTGTATCAACAAAGTGAGACATCTTTGGTGCTCTTGCCGGTGAAGGTGGACCACCAGGATAAACTGCAGAATTCAAGTCCACCTTTGCTGGCTTCTGTGGTTGGTTTAGCTTTGTACTGAACGGGGTGGTGATCAACATTGAGATCAAACCTGATTTTCGACATGTGGTTGATGGTCCTTCCCACTCTGATCGACGGATCTTTGCTGAGGCGACCATCGAGAATCCCAACCTCAGGAAGAGGACCTTTTTCATTCCAATAACCTTCACCTCAAACCAGGCCTTGGTCACAATAGAAGCAGAGTCATCTATTCGTGTTCCACGGTATTCAACTGGAGCAGTGCAAACATGTGAAAATATGCTCCATTTGACAGGTTCAAAATACGCTTTTTCAACTGGTTCATCGACAGGCTCATAGCTAAGATCATCTGTTAGTTGGATACTTTGAGGAAGTGCTGATAGATGTTGAAGATGGATAGCCAGGTGATCACTCCTTTTACCTTCCAAGTATAACCGAATTCCAGTTACTGGCCTGTTTCCAGAGTCAACCTGCAAGAGGAAAAAAAGAATGATCATTCAGAGCTCCCACCTCAACTAAGACTTTCCCAAAATAACAAACTATCCGATTATAGTTATGTTAATCTTCAGCCCTCTCAGATCTTTGAAATGCTGATCATAGAACACAATCAACAATAGTCACTCCTTTTGCGAAAAGTTTATGCTTATTTAAAGCAAAAAGAAAGCTAAAGCACAGGTTGTCCTCTGGGGAGGTAAAAAGGGTAGATTACATATTCCCCAAACACGAGAGTAGAAATTTAACAGGCTCTCCAGAAATTGTTTGATAGGTCAAGATCACCAAGTCGAGAAAATGATCATCTCTACTACTCCAAAATAGATCAAGGAGAAATAACGTAAAGGTTTGCCATCAGATCAAACTCATAATAGAAGTGCACCGTCTTTCTGAATTTTGAAACTAGTACAACAACACTAGTCGATGCACATTCAAAAGGCACAGGAAAGAATTGCTCTTGAAAATCCTGATAAGAAAAAAAGCTTTCTTGATGTTATACCACTCTTAAGTCTTAACAAATGAAGATATACCTTTACAGTGTTAACATATAGCCTTGGACCCATCAAAGTGAACTGCAAGGATGGAGAAGCTTGTTTTCTTTGGCGATGACCAAGAGGAAGATCACTGTATGCTGGAGCCCACTGCCGAGGTAACTGAAATTCTAAAAATTGTTCAACTTCCTCGATTGGCGGTTTATCTGCATAAAAGAATCTTTGATATCAGAGATAAGAAGCAGCTTATAGTCATGTAGCTCTAAATGAAAAAGAACTTCAAAACTGCTGACACGAAAACAAATTTGATCTTCCTAAAACATACAAGGAAGATATTCTTTCATTAAGTCCTATATGCTTAAACTGTGGGAGGGCTTCACAGAATAGGAGTGTAATAGTCACATGCTCTGCTCTCATAAAACTGAAGACATTTGCAAAGATCAAGCAAAAAATGGTAGAATTTGAAACCCAAACAATTCTACAGAAGCCGGTGATGGAAACTGAAAAGCACACATCGAAGCAGGATAACTTCTCCAACCCTTCTATCTAATACATTGCCAAAAATgcttgacccaattttttataaGAGAGCGCATGTATTTTTGTTCATTGTCCACTATATAGGACTCTTCAACTGATTTTCTACTATTATCAATTCAGTGATGATTCCTCTGTTCAATAAACTAATGCAGACAGCCTAATTGTATTCCGATACATTCTTATATTTacaaaacacatgaaaaacagcAATAACTACAACTCAATCCCAAACTTTTTGTTTAACCATCTGGTATCCAGAAATCTGACCGGACTAATCCTGATTCATGTATTTAAGAGGGAAACACTCTCTACTAGAATTTATTCCATTCCCGGTGCTTGAACTTGAGAAATCTGGTTGAGGGTGGAGGGATCCATATCCATCCATCCCACCATATCCCTTTGTGGTAAAATCCCAAACTAGTTAGTGTAAGTTATATGAATTCTCGATAGCCATTTGGTTCATTTGGAACCGTCACATTCCAATATTCAATAGTTTGTTTAGGCAAATTAGGGTTCTCTAATGGCTCATTAATATATCTTCAAAGACTATCTACATCATATAGAAAAAAGAATGAATGGTTTTACGCGGGCATCGATTACAACAATCTGTTCATTGTATCAGGCTGTAATGCTGCTCAAAAATCCAAATAGATAAGCGGGAAGAATTCAAAGAGAAAGATTACTGGCGAGTGATTTATCTATCTGCCTTCATCAGGTAAACTAAGGCTCAGAGCTGATCTCTAAAGATAATATTTCAATAGTAATGCTCTGCATATTATTCCCTTCTCATTTTCCATTCCTTCCGTCTATCGTGCTGGAGTTTGTAGAGAGAAGAGAATAAGCtagttgttgatattttgataCTCGTTATATTCACAGGAATAGCCAAAAACCCAGGTATACACAGTGAAGAGCACTATTTCCACTAGAAGAATAAAGCACAACGAAATAGATATACTCACATCGAAGGTAAAGATTAATTGCATGGCTTAAAAATCCACTGCCCCTTACACCACTCAAAAGTGAAGCGATTGGCACAAACGACATAGATATGACATTGGGAGACTGTGATACAGTAGGAAGCCACTGGCTATGACTTTGACCAAAATCAAGACCTCCTCGACGGATATGAATACTTAGTAGATCCTGCATGAAGAATTCAAATCCAAACACTTTACAAAAAAGCTTATCATCAGACACATAGCAATTCATTTCAGAGGGAACCAAACAAACTTACATCAGCTTTCGAGTGAGACATAATAGATGGTCTCATTGAGTTTGCAAATGGTAGATGAGGATCTGAGAATATTGATTTTTCATCCTGTCATGTGAAAGAAATTGGAACTCCTGTCAGActatttgttttgtttgatcTGTGTAAAAATACTTGAAATGAAGTTTTACAATGAACATTGTGTTATCCATTTTGCTTACATTTCCTGGAAATACAGGAGCATGCCATTATTTACCCTAAGTCTGCTCGACTAACCCATACATAACTTTGTTCCATCACAACTATGACTTGGGGCTTGAAGATTTAGTGGCTCAGttatataaacaaacaatacATTTTGATGCCCCAACCCCATTTTGGTTGTCCGGATTTTAGTATTACGTTCTCTTGAAAAGATTGATCACTAGCAAATAAATGTTTCTACAAGAATCTGATGAAGCATTACATTGTATTAGTTGACATGACTTCTACCACGACACTATTTCCTTATTAGCCCGATCCAAAAAGAGTGGCACTTTTCTAAATTCGTCTTAGTTCAGTGCCTAATTTCTTCCACAGAACCTTCTATTAGAGGGCAGACTGCTGTCTTGATCGGGCTGAAGTTGGAAAAAGTTTAACTGAACTTCCCATTTTATCCTCAATAACAACTCATTCATAGCCACACAAGTAATtagcaaattttaaaaatcttgtGTCCACACAAATGTAATGGTATATTTAAAACCACAAGTTTCAAATGTcttcctttctttcttaaactttgtgtACATCCAAACTATGCGTGTAAAtcggaatggagggagtatgaTTTTACAATTAAATTTTACAGTAGCTCTTTTTACCATTTCAAGAAATTCTAAAATCATATTGAAATCTTTTTGATTGTAATAGCCTAGTTAAATCAGTCTCAATCTTAGAAGAGAGCAGACTAACTtaaataattggatggaaggcAGTGGAACACTCTGAATGTCCTTTATCGAAGAGAACTAACAAACACCATAACTAATATTATGCAAAATTTTATTGCTTCAGAGCCAGCATCATTCTCAATATATACGAATCTATAGAAGTTTATTCTGAATTGCAGCTTATGTAGTACCCCAGTACATGGTTTCTACATGCTTGAATGGACAAAGCACACAACAATCATCCAGTCTCATCAGTAAACTGGGATAACTATCCTCCGAAATATTTTGGAGGTGACAGAATTAGTTTAGCAAGCAAAATACATCCTCAAGTGTGAGGGTGATAGTTGAAAGGAGAAAAACTGCTCCCATACCCAGATCCCGAGGTAAGTCACAAAACCCTTTCCCGACATTCTCTCTCTTCAAACCTCATCTCTGATCGGCACAACCCCATTTTCTGACGCGACCCAGCACCTCCCTCCGACTCTCTCTCTTCTCAGAAACTTTCTCCGACATTTTTCTTGTAACCTCCGACTTTCCCTCTAATACTTACTCTATCAGCGCCTGCAAGCACTCTCCCTGAGCATGGCTACCGAGATCCCTCATCTCCTACTTCCTAGGACAGTAGATCAACATTTTTCGGTGCATCAGTGCAGGAAacccccttttcttttttctaaacCCGGAGTTCACCCACTGTGAACTACCATTATAGAACTTCAGCCCAAACTTCCAGAATTCTCACATGGGAGAAAGGCCGAATTTACTTCAATGCCGCTTTCAAATCCATTGATATCACAAGGTGGACTTCCAACAATGAAACATGATTCAATTGGGTTGAAAGGAATCGTAACATAATGAGACACTCGACGATGAGCAAAAAGACTATGGAATGGGTATTCTTTGCTCTCAAAGAGGCCTCACGTGAAGTGAGAGCTCTTCCTACTTTATCTTGGCACGCCATTGGGGGAcaattcaaaatcaaaatcaaaggaGATTTGGAACAATGTCCTGAAAAAATGTGCTCTCAAGGTGGAAATGTCAATACCTATAACTGAGAGGAAGGCTCACTTTGATAACTTATATGATGACTCTTTTTTCTATCCCTGTGAGAGTTACCTAAAGGCTGGACGGCATAAGAAGGAACTTTTTTGTGGCAAGGTAACAAGGAAAAAAAGGGTTTCACCTGGTCAAGTGGAAATCTTTTATTCTCAGCAAGGCTGAAGGTGGATTGGGAATTAGAAACCTGAGGAATCAAGGCAAAGCTCTCAAGTTGAAATGGTTATGGAAGCACTCTTTAGACCCTCAAAATTTATGGAGCAATGTGATCAGAGCTAAATGAGGAGGAAGACAATTGGATGACAAAACAAGTTGACACAACCTATGGTGTTACCCTTTGGAGTTCTATCAGGGTACAATGGAGTATGGCCTGCTCTAGAGAAAAAAAGTTTCCATCAGGGTGCAAAGTCGCATTCGGACCTTCTTCTGGAATGATAACTAGTTGGGGAATGGAGCTCCGAAGGAATCATTTTCTGATATCTATACTTTATCCCAACATGAACAGAAGTATATAGCTGAAATCTGGGAGCTGATACTTAGAAGAGGTTTGAATGATTGAAAAATGAGTAGAATGACTGAGTTCTACAAGCATACGGAAACATTCACGACTACAAAATGGAGATGGCACTTTAAGATGGCAGGGACATAGCAGTGGAGTGTTCAGACTTTATGCAACTTACAAAATGATTAATCAACTTGAACCTCAGATTAACCTAATTAAGAGAAAGATGTTATTTTGCTCAAGATGCTGAAACAAGATGCTACTTATGTGAGAAGGAGATAGAGACAGTTAGCTATCTATTTTTATACTGCAGGATAACTGACCAGTTATGGAAGATCTTTATTAATCTCAGAGCCAATAGCTTGGACAATTCCAAGCAGGCTAGAAAGATTACTGCAGCTCTTTTTAGTTGGGAAATAGCTGGAGCATGAGACACAGCTAGATGGAGGATTGCCTACGCTAATATTTGGTGGACAATAGGGAGAGAAAGGAACTCCAGATGTTGACTTTTGAGGATAGTAGCAATACAGTGCAGAAGATCaaacttattcaattttttcgCTTTTGGTGCAATCAGATTTTCCCAGAAGATACTATATCTATCCTAGACATTCTAGATTCTTGTTTGGATAGTAgattgattttgctattttcttttttcttttcgcTCCCTTGTAAATATAGTCTCAGTACAACCCGTGTACTGCTTTGGTTTTAATACATACAACTTGTTACCTTCTCAGAAACTAAATAAATCCTCAAGTCAACAAGCATTTCCGAAAATCTAAAGGTTGAGTGTGTATTCATTGTCATGCCTTAATTTTTTTCCCCCGCATTTAGATGGTAAAACAAAAAGAAAcattaagaatctatgtttgaAATTTCATTTTGATGATGAACGACAACAAAGCtattttggattgggtgtcacaagCTGAAGAACCCAGTGGAGTTAGGAAGGAGTCACTTTCACGCGTAATATGTTCTATTATCAGACAGATTTCACCTAGTCGCCAAAATAATTGAGGATCTTGGAAGATCTTGCATGGTAATGTGAAGTATACGTTTACAAGGAAGTAGAGTCAAAGTAGGAGTTATTTTAAGGAAATTTATGTGTTTTCTTTAATACTCCCTTTACACTCTAGGCTTAGCAGATTTTATTCGATTCATGTCTACCACTTAACCCTTGTTGCTAACGTGTGTGCTATATATTGTAGAAATTGCTTTCTTGCAGATTTATGCACTTACATTGAGAGCAAAAGCAAAAAAGCAAGTTCATTTGAGCAAGAAGAGATAAAGCTGAAGAACCAAAACTAATGTTGAAGTTCCATCAACTTCAACAGTTTTTCTAGTTCTTGTAGCAAGTGTTTTGATTTTTAACCTAATTTGCTTATTATAGAAGCATTGTTCTTAGGTGATTTTCAGAGAGCAAACATTGTACTTTCAAGCTAGAGTTAGCTTGAAGGTGTAACTACGGTTAAAGTAATTGTAGGTTGTTAATGGCTAGAGTTGTTCTCTTAGGTTATAGAATTATAACCAAAAACTGCTCATTTGTTTAAGTGAAGTTTTGAAAGAACTCTTACCTATGTGGGCCTGGTTTTTTACTTCTCTTCAACAGGAACGTTTTCCACGTAAAATATTCTAACTTATTTGTTTCCAcaattgttgatattgaagttGGCTGAAACCACACAACGATCATGTTCCTTGTACTCAAGTTCAACTATTTACTATGAAGTTGGGCAAAATATTACAGGACGAACATTAGTCAAGCCACTATtcactcccccccccccccgccctTTAACCATCTAGAAGGTGCACTAATATAACAATCTATACATTAAAAGAAAAGGCAGTTGCACTACAGAATGAAATAAGATGTGAGATACCTTTGATTTCTCAGAGGATCTAACAGGGTTTGCTATCTGGCATCCATTTAAATCTTCTGAAAATTTTCCATCAGCTAATTGCTTAAGTAATTTCTGCACCTCCATTGGCTGTAGAATGGAATTTTGCAGCTGCTTTATGTGAATTACATCTTTACCTCCCATCTTTACCCCAACAACAATATGGGTGCCATATTTTTCAATAAACCTGTAAAATCGTACAATTGCCTTCATAGTTAATTTTTGTTACCATTTTCCACATTATA
The sequence above is a segment of the Solanum dulcamara chromosome 11, daSolDulc1.2, whole genome shotgun sequence genome. Coding sequences within it:
- the LOC129873056 gene encoding MACPF domain-containing protein NSL1; its protein translation is MAFNPSSRMDPQMAAERAVSVIGLGYDLTSDIRLTACKPGPNGSGLIEVDQKSTKDLVVPGGVVVSNVSTSIKCDKGERTRFRSDALSFSQMSEQLNQELSLSGKIPSGLFNAMFGHKGCWQKDAASTKLLAFDGWFITLYNIELVRSHLTLSEQVKQDVPSSWDPLALAEFIEKYGTHIVVGVKMGGKDVIHIKQLQNSILQPMEVQKLLKQLADGKFSEDLNGCQIANPVRSSEKSKDEKSIFSDPHLPFANSMRPSIMSHSKADDLLSIHIRRGGLDFGQSHSQWLPTVSQSPNVISMSFVPIASLLSGVRGSGFLSHAINLYLRYKPPIEEVEQFLEFQLPRQWAPAYSDLPLGHRQRKQASPSLQFTLMGPRLYVNTVKVDSGNRPVTGIRLYLEGKRSDHLAIHLQHLSALPQSIQLTDDLSYEPVDEPVEKAYFEPVKWSIFSHVCTAPVEYRGTRIDDSASIVTKAWFEVKVIGMKKVLFLRLGFSMVASAKIRRSEWEGPSTTCRKSGLISMLITTPFSTKLNQPQKPAKVDLNSAVYPGGPPSPARAPKMSHFVDTTEMVRGPEESPGYWVVTGAKLCVEDSRIRVKVKYSLLTILTEDSLLI
- the LOC129874141 gene encoding protein DEHYDRATION-INDUCED 19-like isoform X2; translation: MDSDFWTSRLAAAKRQLNLQQNHSYNHQTSQLDRLSIDDFEVEEEVRPDFPCPYCYEDFDIASLCSHLEEEHSCESRVTVCPICSHKVSRDMLSHITVQHGHLLRVQRRRRLRRVAIPSSQALSLLGRDLREAHLQVLLGGSGHRSSSATSTTAAAVNDPFLSSLVLNYPTFEAEEISKSVLSTVEDSTTKNVTSQHIWKLSFDPSLSVEEREKRIRQATGRAVFVQDLFASSLLAD
- the LOC129874141 gene encoding protein DEHYDRATION-INDUCED 19-like isoform X1 codes for the protein MDSDFWTSRLAAAKRQLNLQQNHSYNHQTSQLVDRLSIDDFEVEEEVRPDFPCPYCYEDFDIASLCSHLEEEHSCESRVTVCPICSHKVSRDMLSHITVQHGHLLRVQRRRRLRRVAIPSSQALSLLGRDLREAHLQVLLGGSGHRSSSATSTTAAAVNDPFLSSLVLNYPTFEAEEISKSVLSTVEDSTTKNVTSQHIWKLSFDPSLSVEEREKRIRQATGRAVFVQDLFASSLLAD